Proteins encoded in a region of the Cryomorphaceae bacterium 1068 genome:
- the yidD gene encoding membrane protein insertion efficiency factor YidD, protein MKVLNIIFIGFVRFYQVAISPWFGANCRFTPTCSSYTIEAINEWGAFKGTWMGIRRISKCHPWGSHGYDPVPRKEKTEKTKS, encoded by the coding sequence ATGAAAGTGCTCAACATAATATTTATTGGATTCGTCCGATTCTATCAAGTTGCCATTTCGCCTTGGTTTGGTGCCAACTGTAGGTTCACTCCCACTTGCTCCAGCTATACTATAGAGGCCATTAATGAATGGGGAGCGTTTAAGGGAACTTGGATGGGAATTAGGCGTATTTCAAAATGTCACCCCTGGGGATCACACGGGTATGACCCGGTTCCCCGAAAGGAGAAAACAGAAAAAACGAAAAGTTAA